A genome region from Blochmannia endosymbiont of Polyrhachis (Hedomyrma) turneri includes the following:
- the sufC gene encoding Fe-S cluster assembly ATPase SufC, producing the protein MLLIKNLKVNVDNINILNGVNLQIQSGETHVIMGPNGAGKSTLAATLAGRKDCIVTSGSIFFKNKDLLLLEPNERAGAGIFLAFQHPVEIAGIKNQFFLQTAINAVRKYRNQPILERFDANDFIKSKLKLLKMPVDFLNRSINVGFSGGEKKRNDILQMAVLEPSLCILDETDSGLDIDALKIVSNGINTLKNSTRSFIIITHYQRILEHIKPNFVHILYQGCIIKSGDISLAKKLEEKGYGWLA; encoded by the coding sequence ATGCTGTTGATCAAAAATTTAAAAGTAAATGTCGATAATATAAACATTCTTAATGGCGTAAATTTGCAAATTCAATCTGGTGAAACACATGTTATCATGGGACCAAATGGAGCAGGAAAAAGCACTTTAGCAGCAACACTTGCCGGTCGTAAAGATTGCATTGTAACCTCAGGATCTATTTTTTTTAAAAACAAAGATCTACTTCTTTTAGAACCAAATGAACGTGCCGGAGCGGGAATTTTTTTGGCATTCCAACATCCTGTTGAAATTGCAGGAATCAAAAATCAATTTTTTTTACAAACTGCTATAAATGCAGTAAGAAAATATCGTAACCAACCAATCTTAGAACGATTTGATGCCAACGATTTTATAAAATCAAAATTAAAACTTTTAAAAATGCCTGTTGATTTTTTAAATCGTTCAATTAATGTTGGATTTTCAGGAGGAGAAAAAAAACGTAACGATATTCTACAGATGGCCGTATTAGAACCATCATTATGCATTTTAGACGAAACAGATTCTGGGTTAGACATTGATGCGCTTAAAATCGTTTCTAATGGAATTAACACACTAAAAAACTCCACACGATCGTTTATTATTATTACACATTATCAAAGAATATTAGAACATATTAAACCTAATTTTGTACATATTTTATATCAAGGATGCATTATAAAATCAGGAGATATATCTTTAGCTAAAAAACTCGAGGAAAAAGGTTATGGATGGCTCGCCTAA
- a CDS encoding SufD family Fe-S cluster assembly protein, which translates to MDGSPNYIDNNIINRWYHLFKEQNKIHSNQKYQYWEKVQKYGLTNQNNEKWKYIPLHKLLANNFINANKNCPINTTIRDNINLNKPAYQLVFINGFFSQELSTQDTGPWKIKIINRNMHQLLPQPIQPEIFLYLTECLSYETTYISLPNNTTAKIPLYLLHINQGSNDNNILMNIHYRHHVKIHKNSHGEIVEHFASANTNSHFTGARTSIIVDSNARIEHTKLSFENRASYHISHNDIHIHCNSIVQSNVFNIYGNHFHQHQTSTILHDKYAAVSLNSLLLPLDEDILDMSTYVKHNTPGYNSSKQIHKIISGNQGQGIFRGLITVDKEAIKINGNMLSKNLLLHPFSKIYSMPQLEIYADDVKCSHGATIGHINHEEIFYLCTRGIPYQQACQIIVYAFALEIIDTINDNEIQKNISTRIINILTRIFQNGISHKKNSV; encoded by the coding sequence ATGGATGGCTCGCCTAATTACATTGACAATAATATAATAAATAGATGGTACCATTTATTTAAAGAACAAAACAAAATTCATTCTAACCAAAAATATCAGTATTGGGAAAAAGTCCAGAAATACGGATTAACCAATCAAAATAATGAAAAATGGAAATATATCCCACTGCATAAACTACTTGCTAACAATTTTATTAATGCGAACAAAAACTGTCCAATAAACACCACTATTCGAGATAACATCAATTTAAATAAACCAGCATATCAACTAGTATTTATCAACGGTTTTTTTTCCCAAGAATTAAGCACTCAAGATACTGGGCCATGGAAAATAAAAATAATAAATAGAAATATGCACCAACTCCTACCACAACCAATCCAACCGGAAATATTTTTATATTTAACTGAATGTTTAAGTTATGAAACTACATATATTTCTCTTCCTAATAACACGACAGCAAAAATTCCACTATATTTATTACATATTAATCAAGGATCTAATGATAACAATATATTAATGAATATCCATTACAGACATCATGTTAAAATACACAAAAATTCTCATGGTGAAATTGTTGAACATTTCGCTAGTGCAAATACAAATAGTCATTTTACTGGTGCACGTACATCTATTATAGTTGATTCTAACGCACGCATAGAACATACAAAACTATCTTTTGAAAATCGTGCTAGTTATCACATCTCTCATAATGATATACATATACACTGTAATTCTATCGTTCAAAGCAATGTATTTAATATTTATGGAAACCATTTCCATCAACATCAAACCAGTACAATATTACACGATAAATATGCTGCTGTATCACTTAACAGTCTATTATTACCTTTAGACGAGGACATTCTTGATATGTCTACCTATGTAAAACATAACACACCAGGATATAATTCAAGCAAGCAAATACACAAAATTATTTCAGGTAATCAAGGACAAGGTATATTTAGAGGATTAATTACAGTAGATAAAGAAGCTATTAAAATTAATGGAAATATGCTTAGCAAAAATTTATTATTACATCCATTCTCTAAAATTTATTCTATGCCACAACTTGAAATTTATGCTGACGATGTCAAATGCTCTCATGGAGCAACGATTGGGCACATCAATCATGAAGAAATATTCTATTTATGTACACGAGGGATTCCATATCAACAAGCATGCCAAATAATTGTATACGCTTTTGCATTAGAAATTATAGATACTATTAATGATAATGAGATTCAAAAAAATATTTCTACACGTATTATTAATATTTTAACAAGGATATTTCAAAATGGTATATCCCATAAAAAAAATTCGGTCTGA
- a CDS encoding SufS family cysteine desulfurase gives MVYPIKKIRSEFPILKTKINHKPLIYLDNAASTQKPNVVINYQSQFYQQKYSAVHRGVHTLANLATQEMEEVRMYVASFINASSSDEIIFTKGTTESINLVANTWGHQYLEEGDNIIITEMEHHSNIVPWQMLAKNKNITLRIIPLLPNGTLNLNMLNDLIDNHTKLLSITHVSNVLGTLNPLKDIINNIRTIRSSIIVLVDGAQAIVHEKIDVQLLDCDFYVFSGHKMYGPSGIGILYGKKSILQIMSPWEVGGGMIQKVNLNTDTTFLAPPWRFEAGSPNINGIAGLGAAIRYINNIGLDQIKLYEKNIMQYAVESLQKIKNITIYGPKEDRISVVSFNINKYHAYDIGLFLDQNGIAIRTGHHCAMPVMNYFNVSTMCRISLAIYTNKEEIDQLIHGIMKISHLLKHRVNNN, from the coding sequence ATGGTATATCCCATAAAAAAAATTCGGTCTGAATTTCCAATATTGAAAACAAAAATTAATCACAAGCCATTAATTTATCTTGATAATGCTGCTAGTACACAAAAACCCAATGTAGTAATTAATTACCAAAGCCAATTTTATCAACAAAAATATTCGGCTGTACATAGAGGGGTTCACACATTAGCTAACTTGGCAACACAAGAAATGGAAGAAGTTCGAATGTATGTAGCAAGTTTTATTAATGCATCATCTTCAGATGAAATAATTTTTACTAAAGGAACTACTGAAAGTATCAATTTAGTAGCAAACACTTGGGGCCATCAATATTTAGAAGAGGGAGACAATATTATAATCACTGAAATGGAACATCATTCAAATATTGTCCCTTGGCAAATGCTTGCAAAAAATAAAAACATCACATTACGAATAATACCATTATTACCAAATGGTACATTAAATCTTAATATGTTAAATGACTTAATTGATAACCATACAAAATTATTATCAATTACTCATGTCTCTAATGTATTGGGCACACTAAACCCATTAAAAGATATTATCAATAATATTCGAACAATTAGGAGTTCTATCATTGTATTAGTTGATGGAGCACAAGCTATTGTGCATGAAAAAATAGATGTACAACTCCTAGATTGTGATTTTTATGTTTTTTCTGGTCATAAAATGTATGGGCCATCGGGAATAGGTATATTATATGGAAAAAAATCTATACTGCAAATTATGTCTCCATGGGAAGTCGGGGGAGGTATGATTCAAAAAGTAAATCTTAATACAGATACAACATTTCTCGCACCACCTTGGCGATTTGAAGCAGGATCACCCAACATTAATGGAATAGCTGGATTAGGGGCAGCTATTAGATACATCAATAATATAGGATTAGATCAAATAAAACTATATGAAAAAAATATTATGCAATATGCAGTAGAATCTCTACAAAAAATAAAAAATATAACAATTTATGGTCCTAAAGAAGATCGCATATCAGTTGTTTCCTTTAATATTAATAAATATCATGCTTATGATATTGGGTTATTTTTAGATCAAAATGGTATTGCTATTAGAACTGGACACCATTGTGCAATGCCAGTTATGAATTATTTTAATGTTTCTACTATGTGTCGAATATCATTAGCTATATATACTAATAAAGAAGAAATTGATCAATTAATTCATGGTATAATGAAAATTAGCCACCTACTCAAACATCGCGTAAATAACAATTAA
- the sufE gene encoding cysteine desulfuration protein SufE: MNNIVNLPTQNIVLRNFHNCINWEEKYLYIIELGNYLSSIPQSMKSEKNLIPGCQSKVWFIMKITNIKNGKNIVRFYGDSESAITKGILCIIFIMYQGLTIEEIIYFDPYHFLNQLELTEHLTYSRSQGVRSILQTIYNHARKLSTISH, from the coding sequence ATGAATAATATAGTGAATTTACCAACCCAAAATATTGTATTACGTAACTTTCATAATTGTATTAACTGGGAAGAAAAATATTTGTATATTATTGAACTTGGAAACTATTTATCATCGATTCCCCAATCGATGAAATCAGAAAAAAACTTAATTCCAGGATGTCAAAGCAAAGTTTGGTTTATCATGAAAATAACAAACATAAAAAACGGAAAAAATATTGTGAGATTCTATGGTGACAGTGAATCCGCTATAACAAAAGGAATTTTGTGTATAATATTTATTATGTATCAAGGATTAACAATAGAAGAAATTATCTATTTTGATCCATACCATTTTCTAAATCAATTAGAATTAACTGAACATTTAACGTATTCTCGATCGCAAGGGGTAAGATCAATATTGCAAACTATTTATAATCACGCCAGAAAACTATCCACAATTTCCCATTAA
- a CDS encoding LPP leucine zipper domain-containing protein, translating to MNTCKLILYVVCFGSVCLSACSTRNVVEQLSSDVQTLNAKMDQVTNDVSALRPEVQIAKDDAIRANQRLDNQVSSYRK from the coding sequence ATGAATACATGCAAGTTAATATTATATGTTGTTTGTTTTGGTTCGGTATGTTTATCTGCATGCAGCACGAGAAATGTAGTTGAACAACTTTCTTCTGATGTACAAACATTAAATGCTAAGATGGATCAAGTGACCAATGATGTAAGTGCATTGCGGCCTGAAGTACAAATTGCTAAGGATGATGCTATTCGGGCAAATCAGCGACTTGATAATCAAGTTTCTTCATATCGTAAATAA
- the grxD gene encoding Grx4 family monothiol glutaredoxin — MIIKNIKKQISKNPILLYMKGSPNLPNCGFSSQAVKILLKCNTPFSYVDVLEHPDIRLELPKISHWPTYPQLWIDSELIGGSDIMMEMYKKGELQNLIKRIKLKYNLKTNNSDNITKAS, encoded by the coding sequence ATGATAATCAAGAATATAAAAAAACAAATATCGAAAAACCCTATACTTTTGTATATGAAAGGTTCACCTAACCTACCGAATTGTGGTTTTTCCTCACAAGCAGTAAAAATATTATTAAAGTGTAATACACCATTTTCCTACGTTGATGTTTTAGAGCACCCTGATATTCGATTAGAATTACCAAAAATTTCACATTGGCCAACTTATCCTCAGTTATGGATAGATTCTGAACTCATTGGAGGATCTGATATTATGATGGAAATGTATAAAAAAGGTGAACTTCAGAACTTAATTAAAAGGATAAAGTTAAAATACAATTTAAAGACAAATAATTCGGATAATATAACTAAAGCATCTTAA
- the slyA gene encoding transcriptional regulator SlyA yields the protein MDSKSRKYSLNYPNYKERKLETPLGSDLARLVRIWRALIDHRLKPLELTQTHWITLHNICQLPPEQSQIQLAKAIGIEQPSLVRTLDQLEEKKLITRHTCINDRRAKRIKLTELASPIIRKVNDVINGTRNEILSGIKEEDIRFLTKIILKLEKNIMNLYNR from the coding sequence ATGGATAGTAAATCGAGAAAATACTCACTTAACTACCCCAACTATAAGGAGAGAAAATTGGAAACACCACTGGGATCAGATTTAGCACGTTTAGTACGAATATGGCGAGCATTGATTGATCATCGACTCAAACCATTAGAACTCACACAAACACATTGGATTACATTACATAATATTTGTCAATTACCACCTGAACAATCACAAATTCAATTAGCAAAAGCTATAGGAATAGAACAACCATCTTTAGTACGTACATTAGATCAACTTGAAGAAAAAAAACTGATAACACGACACACTTGTATCAATGACCGCCGTGCTAAAAGAATAAAATTAACAGAGCTTGCTTCACCAATTATAAGAAAAGTTAATGATGTTATCAACGGAACTAGAAACGAAATTCTATCTGGAATTAAAGAAGAAGATATAAGATTTTTAACAAAAATTATTTTAAAATTAGAAAAAAACATTATGAACCTTTATAATAGATGA
- the pdxH gene encoding pyridoxamine 5'-phosphate oxidase, with product MHKKKQTGNIKQIRREYTHSTLSQKNLTNEPIQLFKIWLNQACKSKMLDPTAMCLATIDELGQPCQRLVLLKTINKNKIIFYTNFKSKKAMHIQHNPKVSVCFPWTTLDRQVIISGYASKLPKKDNIKYFYSRPRHNQISTWVSHQSEIINSRTRLTKRFLYFKKKFLNIKVPVPNFWGGYQIYITTMEFWQGRAHRLHDRFIYKKKDKKWHIDRLSP from the coding sequence ATGCACAAAAAAAAACAAACTGGAAATATCAAACAAATACGAAGAGAATATACACATAGCACACTATCTCAAAAAAATTTAACAAATGAACCGATACAACTATTTAAAATATGGTTAAACCAAGCCTGTAAAAGCAAAATGCTTGATCCAACAGCAATGTGTTTAGCAACAATAGATGAATTAGGACAACCATGTCAACGATTAGTTTTACTTAAAACTATTAATAAAAACAAAATTATCTTCTATACAAACTTTAAAAGCAAAAAAGCTATGCATATTCAACATAATCCAAAAGTTAGTGTATGTTTTCCATGGACCACATTAGATAGACAAGTAATAATATCAGGATATGCCTCCAAACTACCAAAAAAAGATAACATCAAATATTTTTACAGTCGACCAAGACATAACCAAATCAGCACATGGGTCTCACACCAATCTGAAATAATAAACTCTAGAACAAGACTTACAAAAAGATTTTTATATTTTAAAAAGAAATTTTTAAACATTAAAGTACCTGTACCTAACTTTTGGGGGGGGTATCAAATCTATATTACTACTATGGAATTTTGGCAAGGTAGAGCACATAGATTACATGATCGGTTTATTTATAAAAAAAAAGATAAAAAATGGCATATTGACCGATTATCACCTTAA